In the genome of Drosophila subpulchrella strain 33 F10 #4 breed RU33 chromosome 2L, RU_Dsub_v1.1 Primary Assembly, whole genome shotgun sequence, one region contains:
- the LOC119547634 gene encoding ovarian-specific serine/threonine-protein kinase Lok isoform X2 — MARDTQGTQGTQSQASNIWTQVESQPMEKIVWGRLYGKNIKIKSLDLNNDEFSAGRGEANDLILTLNDLPEKILTRISKVHFIIKRANCELSNPVYIHDLSRNGTFVNNEKIGTNRKRILKNDDVISLSHPTYKAFVFKDLSPNEAIGLPEEINKTYYVNRKLGSGAYGLVRLVYDTRTCQQFAMKIVKKNMLSGSARPSTNFSDPDRVLNEAKIMKNLTHPCVVRMHDIVDKPDSVYMVLEFMRGGDLLNRIISNKLLSEETSKLYFYQMCHAVKYLHDRGITHRDLKPDNVLLETNDEETLLKVSDFGLSKFVQKDSVMRTLCGTPLYVAPEVLITGGREAYTRKVDIWSLGVVLFTCLSGTLPFSDEYGTPAAQQIKKGRFAYGHPAWKGVSQRAKLLINQMLIVDPEKRPSIDDVLQCSWLRDTQMLQKAKRLMKLDGMEIEEENNFLEPPTKRSRR, encoded by the exons ATGGCTCGCGACACTCAAGGAACCCAGGGAACCCAAAGCCAGGCCTCCAATATCTGGACCCAAGTGGAGAGCCAACCGATGGAGAAGATCGTCTGGGGCCGTTTGTACGGCAAGAATATCAAAATCAAATCGCTGG ATCTCAACAATGACGAGTTCAGCGCTGGACGAGGGGAGGCCAACGATTTGATCCTCACGCTCAACGATTTGCCCGAGAAAATCCTGACACGCATTTCCAAAGTGCATTTTATCATCAAGCGGGCAAATTGCGAGCTCTCCAATCCAGTTTACATACAC GATCTCTCACGCAACGGGACGTTTGTGAATAATGAAAAAATTGGAACAAACAGGAAGCGAATCTTGAAGAACGACGATGTAATTTCCCTGTCCCACCCCACTTATAAAG CCTTTGTATTCAAGGATCTCAGCCCGAATGAGGCTATCGGCCTTCCCGAGGAGATTAACAAAACGTATTATGTAAATCGCAAACTCGGCTCGGGGGCGTATGGATTGGTGCGACTGGTCTATGACACCCGCACCTGCCAGCAGTTTGCGATGAAAATCGTGAAGAAAAACATGCTGTCTGGCAGTGCGCGGCCCAGCACAAATTTCAGTGATCCCGATAGAGTCCTAAACGAGGCCAAGATAATGAAGAATCTTACCCATCCGTGCGTGGTTCGAATGCACGACATCGTGGACAAACCGGACTCGGTATACATGGTGCTGGAGTTTATGCGGGGTGGTGACTTACTCAACAGGATTATCAGCAACAAGCTGCTCAGCGAGGAAACATCAAAGCTATACTTTTACCAAATGTGCCATGCCGTCAAGTACCTACACGACCGAG GCATCACCCATCGCGACCTGAAGCCAGACAATGTCTTGCTTGAGACCAACGACGAGGAGACTCTGCTAAAAGTCTCAGATTTCGGGCTGAGCAAGTTCGTCCAGAAGGACTCGGTGATGCGGACACTGTGTGGCACTCCCCTCTACGTGGCCCCTGAGGTTCTAATAACCGGCGGCCGAGAGGCCTACACCAGAAAAGTAGACATCTGGAGCCTGGGAGTGGTGCTCTTCACTTG TCTGAGTGGCACGCTGCCCTTTTCAGACGAGTACGGAACACCGGCGGCCCAGCAAATAAAGAAGGGCCGGTTCGCTTACGGACACCCTGCTTGGAAGGGTGTCTCGCAACGCGCCAAGCTGCTGATCAACCAAATGCTCATTGTGGATCCCGAAAAGAGACCCTCAATCGATGACGTCCTGCAGTGCAGCTGGCTGCGGGATACGCAAATGCTGCAGAAGGCAAAGAGGCTGATGAAGCTCGATGGCATGGAGATCGAGGAGGAGAACAACTTTCTCGAACCGCCCACCAAGCGATCACGACGCTAG
- the LOC119547634 gene encoding ovarian-specific serine/threonine-protein kinase Lok isoform X1, giving the protein MARDTQGTQGTQSQASNIWTQVESQPMEKIVWGRLYGKNIKIKSLGTSSKYRILYTHSSFSVDLNNDEFSAGRGEANDLILTLNDLPEKILTRISKVHFIIKRANCELSNPVYIHDLSRNGTFVNNEKIGTNRKRILKNDDVISLSHPTYKAFVFKDLSPNEAIGLPEEINKTYYVNRKLGSGAYGLVRLVYDTRTCQQFAMKIVKKNMLSGSARPSTNFSDPDRVLNEAKIMKNLTHPCVVRMHDIVDKPDSVYMVLEFMRGGDLLNRIISNKLLSEETSKLYFYQMCHAVKYLHDRGITHRDLKPDNVLLETNDEETLLKVSDFGLSKFVQKDSVMRTLCGTPLYVAPEVLITGGREAYTRKVDIWSLGVVLFTCLSGTLPFSDEYGTPAAQQIKKGRFAYGHPAWKGVSQRAKLLINQMLIVDPEKRPSIDDVLQCSWLRDTQMLQKAKRLMKLDGMEIEEENNFLEPPTKRSRR; this is encoded by the exons ATGGCTCGCGACACTCAAGGAACCCAGGGAACCCAAAGCCAGGCCTCCAATATCTGGACCCAAGTGGAGAGCCAACCGATGGAGAAGATCGTCTGGGGCCGTTTGTACGGCAAGAATATCAAAATCAAATCGCTGGGTACGAGCTCAAAATACCGAATTCTTTATACGCATTCGTCCTTTTCTGTTG ATCTCAACAATGACGAGTTCAGCGCTGGACGAGGGGAGGCCAACGATTTGATCCTCACGCTCAACGATTTGCCCGAGAAAATCCTGACACGCATTTCCAAAGTGCATTTTATCATCAAGCGGGCAAATTGCGAGCTCTCCAATCCAGTTTACATACAC GATCTCTCACGCAACGGGACGTTTGTGAATAATGAAAAAATTGGAACAAACAGGAAGCGAATCTTGAAGAACGACGATGTAATTTCCCTGTCCCACCCCACTTATAAAG CCTTTGTATTCAAGGATCTCAGCCCGAATGAGGCTATCGGCCTTCCCGAGGAGATTAACAAAACGTATTATGTAAATCGCAAACTCGGCTCGGGGGCGTATGGATTGGTGCGACTGGTCTATGACACCCGCACCTGCCAGCAGTTTGCGATGAAAATCGTGAAGAAAAACATGCTGTCTGGCAGTGCGCGGCCCAGCACAAATTTCAGTGATCCCGATAGAGTCCTAAACGAGGCCAAGATAATGAAGAATCTTACCCATCCGTGCGTGGTTCGAATGCACGACATCGTGGACAAACCGGACTCGGTATACATGGTGCTGGAGTTTATGCGGGGTGGTGACTTACTCAACAGGATTATCAGCAACAAGCTGCTCAGCGAGGAAACATCAAAGCTATACTTTTACCAAATGTGCCATGCCGTCAAGTACCTACACGACCGAG GCATCACCCATCGCGACCTGAAGCCAGACAATGTCTTGCTTGAGACCAACGACGAGGAGACTCTGCTAAAAGTCTCAGATTTCGGGCTGAGCAAGTTCGTCCAGAAGGACTCGGTGATGCGGACACTGTGTGGCACTCCCCTCTACGTGGCCCCTGAGGTTCTAATAACCGGCGGCCGAGAGGCCTACACCAGAAAAGTAGACATCTGGAGCCTGGGAGTGGTGCTCTTCACTTG TCTGAGTGGCACGCTGCCCTTTTCAGACGAGTACGGAACACCGGCGGCCCAGCAAATAAAGAAGGGCCGGTTCGCTTACGGACACCCTGCTTGGAAGGGTGTCTCGCAACGCGCCAAGCTGCTGATCAACCAAATGCTCATTGTGGATCCCGAAAAGAGACCCTCAATCGATGACGTCCTGCAGTGCAGCTGGCTGCGGGATACGCAAATGCTGCAGAAGGCAAAGAGGCTGATGAAGCTCGATGGCATGGAGATCGAGGAGGAGAACAACTTTCTCGAACCGCCCACCAAGCGATCACGACGCTAG
- the LOC119547766 gene encoding condensin complex subunit 2 has translation MTLPHLENPIRRSAVGSYHEGVSRMLTPLNDDEAERREARRRTLLQQQQRKSTLESIEENETIRNCLEIYNGNKLSKDNAWNLTLIDSLANLMEHHHKRMSNFKMAGSSLEASSKVYGLRVDSIYLDAMRISAGLSARTLTDKQLNAAEDDDGPQADQAAGEGQDPAEQAQEKAAAKPKRQKKPMSTVTKNKDTLNSRLDTAPLQDPVFGKLNSTVGSINASNRLMHNILPSLDSELRLRTTYSFWNSEESNEEVQDHTTLNADMEQWPAESLMGTTFMRKLLPHAERSNLRPLHTGYIITSAPNPKASNDRPAEPMQDEDQHDEGLDNADDMCVNEISMAFDINAECEPMPDLDGPPLVLEVDHNELDELTVEEQMVLKNCRRLRKQTEFLEDLRPVDGKSKLEYSYRPMEQISQFWAGPSHWKFKRTRPRTTFSQTNGPADTQPIRSQRPKKSHLAANRRAKAVAYGKVTENFFQQLDTTIRQRRVNFQKKWDPRKLILPTKFNLDPDLFFKYDSAPSIKLSKRVGEPESDEGGDLGIDMDADMHHDDDNDQDLFNNEHFTDAVPANVSVIAAIAAEQAADGKMDVDAGEMGLTQMNATCNNTVFEIGTEFEGAPSQVAKVIVPFAKRAKVIDMKNLKKSCNSLIQKQLLNVVPEETIPSHPKKKSEHYSKGVASFQEVYQKLPNLLTAKMADSLSPSVAFYAVLHLANDLKLRLIPQQDLEDFQIRQVLD, from the exons ATGACCCTGCCCCACTTGGAGAATCCGATCCGGCGATCCGCTGTGGGCAGTTACCACGAAGGTGTGTCCCGGATGCTGACCCCGCTGAACGACGATGAGGCGGAAAGGCGGGAAGCCCGTCGCCGCACTCTTctccagcagcaacagcgcAAAAGCACTCTAGAGTCCATCGAGGAAAACGAGACGATCAGGAACTGCCTGGAGATCTACAATGGCAACAAGCTGAGCAAGGACAATGCCTGGAATCTTACACTCATCGACTCGCTGGCCAATCTGATGGAACACCATCACAAGCGGATGAGCAACTTCAAG ATGGCGGGCTCCTCACTGGAGGCCTCTTCCAAGGTTTATGGACTGCGGGTGGACTCCATCTACCTGGATGCCATGCGCATCTCAGCCGGCCTTAGTGCGCGCACTCTCACGGATAAGCAACTGAACGCTGCCGAGGATGATGATGGACCTCAAGCCGATCAGGCTGCTGGCGAGGGTCAAGATCCAGCAGAACAAGCTCAAGAAAAAGCAGCAGCCAAGCCCAAAAGGCAGAAGAAGCCCATGTCCACCGTGACCAAGAACAAGGACACACTCAATAGCCGCCTAGATACCGCTCCCTTGCAGGATCCCGTGTTTGGCAAACTCAACTCTACAGTGGGCTCCATTAATGCCTCAAATCGCCTAATGCACAACATTCTGCCCAGTTTGGACTCAGAGCTGCGCTTGCGCACCACGTACAGTTTTTGGAACAGCGAAGAGTCCAACGAGGAGGTCCAGGATCACACTACTCTTAACGCAGACATGGAACAGTGGCCGGCTGAATCTTTAATGGGCACCACCTTCATGCGGAAACTGCTTCCCCATGCTGAAAGATCAAATTTGCGCCCGCTGCACACTGGCTACATTATCACAAGTGCTCCTAATCCAAAGGCTTCCAACGACAGGCCCGCAGAGCCCATGCAGGATGAAGATCAGCATGATGAGGGGCTGGATAATGCCGACGATATGTGTGTAAACGAGATTTCCATGGCCTTCGACATCAACGCCGAGTGTGAGCCCATGCCCGACTTGGATGGACCTCCTCTGGTACTGGAAGTGGACCACAATGAGCTGGACGAGCTCACCGTCGAGGAGCAAATGGTGCTTAAAAATTGTCGGCGGTTGCGGAAGCAAACGGAGTTTTTAGAAGATTTGCGACCAGTAGACGGAAAGTCCAAGCTGGAGTACTCCTACAGGCCGATGGAACAGATCTCCCAATTCTGGGCTGGACCCTCACACTGGAAGTTCAAGCGTACTCGGCCGCGCACCACATTTTCTCAGACCAATGGTCCGGCGGATACCCAGCCCATTCGCAGTCAAAGGCCCAAGAAGTCGCATTTGGCCGCTAACCGAAGAGCAAAGGCTGTAGCTTACGGCAAAGTGACTGAGAACTTCTTCCAGCAGCTAGATACTACCATAAGGCAGCGTCGGGTGAATTTCCAAAAGAAATGGGACCCCCGAAAATTGATATTGCCGACAAAGTTTAACTTAGACCCGGACCTCTTCTTTAAATACGATTCGGCGCCGAGCATAAAGTTGTCGAAGCGCGTGGGAGAGCCTGAATCGGATGAGGGTGGAGATCTAGGGATCGATATGGATGCTGACATGCATCACGATGATGATAACGACCAGGATCTATTCAATAATGAACATTTCACCGATGCTGTCCCCGCCAACGTAAGCGTTATTGCGGCCATTGCCGCCGAACAAGCGGCCGATGGTAAAATGGATGTGGATGCGGGCGAGATGGGGCTCACCCAGATGAATGCCACATGCAATAACACAGTCTTCGAGATTGGCACAGAGTTCGAGGGTGCTCCGTCGCAG GTTGCCAAAGTGATCGTTCCATTCGCTAAGCGAGCAAAGGTTATAGACatgaaaaatttgaaaaagtcGTGCAATTCCCTGATTCAAAAACAACTTCTGAACGTTGTCCCTGAGGAGACGATACCCTCGCATCCAAAGAAGAAGAGTGAACATTATTCAAAGGGCGTTGCAAGTTTCCAGGAGGTGTACCAAAAACTGCCCAACCTTCTGACCGCAAAAATGGCAGATTCCTTGTCGCCGTCGGTGGCTTTCTACGCGGTTCTGCATTTGGCCAACGATTTAAAATTGCGCCTTATTCCCCAACAAGATTTGGAGGACTTCCAAATCCGTCAAGTCTTGGATTAA
- the LOC119547767 gene encoding condensin complex subunit 2-like encodes MTSPRFKTPLRRSAAGMYHGDVSRVLTPLLDNEVERRAACRRSLFQHQQCQSNQESIEDNETIKNCLEIYNGNKLSKDNAWNLTLIDSLANLLEHHHKRMSNFKMAASSLEASSKVYGLRVDSIYLDAMRISAGLSARTLTDKQLNAAEDDDGPQADQAAGEGQDPAEQAQEKAAAKPKRQKKPMSTVTKNKDTLNSRLDTTPLQDPVFGKLNSTVGSIDASNRLMHNILPSLDSELRLRTTYSFWNSEESNEEVQDHTTLNADMEQWPAESLMGTTFMRKLLPHAERSNLRPLHTGYIITSAPNPKASNDKPAEPMQDEDQHDEGLDNADDMCVNEISMAFDINAECEPMPDLDGPPLVLEVDHNELDELTTEEQMVLKSCSRLQKPTEFLKDLRPVDGNSKLEYCYRPMEKISQFWAGPSHWKFKRTSTVPQDNQAVRRERPKMSSNQNVNRRAKAVAYDNVTEGSFEQQDSSDFTKKQRRVNFKKWDHRKLMLPTHFNLDPDLFFKYDSAPSIKLSKRFGEPESDEGGDLGIDMDADMRLSEDNDQDLFNNDIFTDAVPADVSVIEAMATEGSKGMLGADDMSLTKMNATCDNSVWEIGTEFEGAPPQVTKVNIPFAKQAKVIDMKNLKKSCNSLIQEQLSIDVPEESIPSHPRKQNEQYAKGVASFQEVYEKLPNHLTPKMADSLSPAVAFYSVLHLANDSKLRLIPQEDLKDFKIRKILD; translated from the exons ATGACTTCCCCACGCTTTAAGACTCCGCTCCGACGATCAGCGGCGGGAATGTACCACGGCGACGTGTCCCGCGTGCTGACCCCGCTGCTCGACAACGAGGTGGAAAGGCGAGCAGCCTGTCGCCGCTCTCTCTTCCAGCATCAACAGTGCCAAAGCAATCAGGAGTCCATCGAGGACAACGAGACGATCAAAAACTGCCTGGAGATCTACAATGGCAACAAGCTGAGCAAGGACAATGCCTGGAATCTTACTCTCATCGACTCGCTGGCCAATCTGCTGGAGCACCATCACAAGCGGATGAGCAACTTCAAG ATGGCGGCATCCTCACTGGAGGCCTCTTCCAAGGTTTATGGTCTGCGGGTTGATTCCATCTACCTGGATGCCATGCGCATTTCAGCCGGCCTGAGTGCCCGCACTCTCACGGATAAGCAACTGAACGCTGCCGAGGATGACGATGGACCCCAAGCCGATCAGGCGGCTGGTGAGGGGCAAGATCCAGCAGAACAAGCTCAAGAAAAAGCAGCAGCCAAGCCCAAAAGGCAGAAGAAGCCTATGTCCACCGTCACCAAGAACAAGGACACACTTAATAGCCGCCTAGATACGACACCCTTGCAGGATCCCGTGTTTGGCAAACTCAACTCTACAGTGGGCTCCATTGATGCCTCAAATCGCCTAATGCACAACATTCTGCCCAGTTTGGACTCGGAGTTGCGCTTGCGCACCACGTACAGTTTCTGGAACAGCGAAGAGTCCAACGAGGAGGTCCAGGATCACACTACTCTTAACGCAGACATGGAACAGTGGCCGGCTGAATCGCTGATGGGCACTACCTTCATGCGGAAACTGCTTCCCCATGCTGAAAGATCAAATTTGCGCCCGCTGCACACTGGCTACATTATCACAAGTGCTCCTAATCCAAAGGCTTCCAACGACAAGCCCGCAGAGCCCATGCAGGATGAAGATCAGCATGATGAGGGGCTGGATAATGCCGACGATATGTGTGTAAACGAGATTTCCATGGCCTTCGACATCAACGCCGAGTGTGAGCCCATGCCCGACTTGGATGGACCTCCTCTGGTACTGGAAGTGGACCACAATGAGCTGGACGAGCTCACCACCGAGGAGCAAATGGTGCTTAAAAGCTGTAGTCGGCTGCAAAAACCGACGGAGTTTCTCAAGGATTTGCGACCAGTAGACGGAAACTCAAAGCTAGAGTATTGCTACAGGCCGATGGAGAAGATTTCTCAGTTTTGGGCCGGACCCTCACATTGGAAGTTCAAGCGCACCAGCACAGTTCCGCAGGACAACCAGGCTGTTCGCAGGGAACGACCCAAGATGTCGTCGAATCAAAACGTCAACCGTAGAGCCAAGGCTGTTGCTTATGATAATGTGACTGAGGGCTCCTTTGAACAGCAGGATTCTTCCGATTTTACCAAAAAGCAGCGCCGAGTGAATTTCAAAAAGTGGGACCACAGAAAACTGATGTTGCCAACACACTTCAATTTGGACCCGGACCTCTTCTTTAAATACGATTCGGCACCCAGCATAAAGTTGTCGAAGCGCTTCGGAGAGCCTGAATCGGATGAGGGTGGAGATCTTGGGATCGATATGGATGCTGACATGCGTCTTAGTGAAGATAACGACCAGGATCTGTTCAATAACGATATTTTTACTGATGCTGTTCCCGCCGACGTGAGCGTTATTGAGGCGATGGCCACTGAAGGATCCAAAGGCATGTTGGGTGCGGATGATATGAGTCTAACCAAGATGAATGCTACCTGTGATAACTCAGTCTGGGAAATCGGCACTGAGTTCGAGGGTGCTCCGCCGCAG GTTACCAAAGTAAACATTCCATTCGCGAAGCAAGCCAAGGTGATCGACAtgaaaaatctaaaaaaatcCTGCAACTCCCTGATTCAGGAACAACTTTCAATCGATGTCCCCGAGGAGTCGATACCCTCGCATCCAAGGAAACAGAATGAACAATATGCCAAGGGTGTCGCAAGTTTCCAGGAGGTGTACGAAAAATTGCCCAACCATCTGACCCCCAAAATGGCGGATTCGTTGTCTCCGGCGGTTGCTTTCTATTCGGTACTGCATTTGGCCAACGATTCTAAGCTGCGCCTTATTCCACAAGAAGACTTGAAGGACTTTAAAATCCGTAAAATCTTGGACTAA
- the LOC119548423 gene encoding short neuropeptide F, translated as MFHLKRQLSQGCALALICLVTLQMQHATQAEVSPVQGTPLSNLYDNLLQREYAGPVVFPNHQVERKAQRSPSLRLRFGRSDPDMLNNIVEKRWFGDVNQKPIRSPSLRLRFGRRDPNLPQMRRTAYDDLLERELTLNSQQQQQLGTEGDSDLSADYDGLYERVVRKPQRLRWGRSVPQFDTNNADNEQMERSQWYNSVLNSEKMRRMLMALQQYESPENVASYANDEDTDADLNNDASEFQREIRKPMRLRWGRSTGKAPSEQKPTPGETSSVPPKTQN; from the exons ATGTTTCACTTGAAGCGCCAACTGAGTCAAGGCTGTGCCCTGGCCCTCATCTGCTTGGTGACTCTCCAGATGCAGCATGCCACCCAGGCGGAGGTGTCTCCAGTTCAAG GCACTCCCCTGAGCAATCTATATGATAATCTGCTGCAGCGCGAGTACGCCGGACCCGTGGTCTTCCCCAATCATCAGGTGGAACGCAAGGCCCAGCGTTCGCCCTCGTTGCGTCTCCGGTTTGGACGCAGTGATCCGGATATGCTGAACAATATTGTGGAGAAGCGTTGGTTCGGCGATGTCAACCAGAAGCCCATAAGGTCGCCCTCTCTGCGCCTGCGATTCGGCAGGCGGGATCCCAATTTGCCCCAGATGCGACGGACCGCCTACGATGACCTCCTGGAGCGGGAACTCACCCTCAAtagccagcagcagcagcagttggGTACCGAGGGAGACTCCGATCTCAGTGCCGACTACGATGGTCTCTACGAGCGGGTGGTGCGGAAGCCACAGCGTCTTCGCTGGGGACGAAGTGTTCCTCAGTTTGATACAAACAATGCTGATAATGAACAG ATGGAACGCTCGCAATGGTACAACTCCGTGTTGAACTCGGAGAAAATGCGCCGGATGCTTATGGCCCTGCAGCAGTACGAATCTCCCGAAAATGTGGCCAGTTATGCCAACGATGAAGATACCGATGCGGACCTGAATAATGATGCATCCGAGTTCCAGCGAGAGATCCGTAAACCCATGCGGTTGAGATGGGGACGAAGCACTGGAAAGGCTCCCTCAGAGCAGAAG CCGACTCCTGGGGAAACTTCATCGGTCCCACCCAAGACACAGAACTAA